In the Kribbella sp. NBC_00482 genome, one interval contains:
- a CDS encoding MFS transporter: MSLLRTHRDFRLFWIGETINRFGSAISSVALPLVAISMLDATTFEVGLLTAAAWAPWLLIGLPIGAWIDRVRRRPLMLASSAISGLLLAVVPLAGDLLTIGFLLVLAGLVGAASVVFQTAYTAYLPTLLDPSDHAEGNAKLHGSASAAQIAGLGCGGLLVQFAGAANALLVDAGSFLVALGCLAAIRFRERRTDAPRRAGAIREGIRLVAHDVWLRTLTIFGAVSNLALMGYQAIVVVFLVREAGLTAGTVGALIAAASSGGVLGALVGRKMMRFGTARALLLCELGLPTLALLIPLGGASPWFYLVGAFGVSLGVVGGNVVKATFLQSYCPPDLFGRLTATNAFVNYGTIPLGALLGGTLGQTLGLTPALWITTAGVPLAGLVLLASPIRGRRDLPTHQGAGVPGTIADSSRIRTA, encoded by the coding sequence ATGAGCCTGCTGCGAACGCACCGCGACTTCCGCCTGTTCTGGATCGGCGAGACGATCAACCGCTTCGGCAGCGCGATCTCGTCGGTGGCGCTGCCGCTGGTCGCGATTTCGATGCTCGACGCAACAACCTTCGAGGTCGGCCTGCTGACCGCGGCCGCCTGGGCGCCGTGGCTCCTGATCGGCCTGCCCATCGGCGCGTGGATCGATCGGGTCCGCCGACGGCCGCTGATGCTCGCCTCCTCGGCGATCTCGGGCCTGTTGCTCGCCGTGGTTCCGCTGGCCGGCGACCTGCTGACGATCGGGTTTCTCCTGGTCCTCGCGGGCCTCGTCGGCGCCGCATCGGTCGTGTTCCAGACGGCGTACACCGCTTATCTCCCGACGCTTCTGGATCCGTCCGATCACGCCGAGGGCAACGCGAAACTCCACGGCAGCGCGTCGGCCGCGCAGATCGCGGGACTCGGATGTGGTGGACTCCTGGTGCAGTTCGCGGGCGCCGCGAACGCGCTGCTCGTCGACGCGGGCAGCTTTCTGGTCGCCCTCGGTTGTCTCGCCGCGATCCGCTTCCGGGAACGCCGTACGGACGCACCTCGGCGGGCCGGGGCGATCCGGGAGGGCATCCGGCTGGTCGCGCACGACGTCTGGCTGCGGACGTTGACGATCTTCGGCGCGGTCTCGAACCTCGCCTTGATGGGCTATCAGGCGATCGTCGTCGTGTTCCTGGTCCGTGAGGCCGGACTGACCGCCGGCACGGTCGGCGCCCTGATCGCGGCGGCCTCCAGCGGCGGCGTTCTCGGCGCGCTTGTCGGGCGCAAGATGATGCGGTTCGGTACGGCGCGTGCGCTGCTGCTGTGCGAACTCGGCCTGCCGACGCTGGCGTTGCTGATCCCGTTGGGCGGCGCGAGCCCGTGGTTCTACCTGGTCGGCGCGTTCGGCGTGAGCCTTGGCGTGGTCGGTGGGAATGTCGTGAAGGCGACCTTCCTCCAGTCCTACTGCCCACCTGACCTGTTCGGCCGGCTGACCGCGACGAACGCCTTCGTCAACTACGGCACCATCCCGCTCGGTGCGCTGCTCGGCGGAACGCTCGGCCAGACCCTCGGCCTCACCCCGGCCCTCTGGATCACCACAGCCGGCGTACCGCTGGCCGGTCTGGTCCTGCTCGCGTCACCGATCCGTGGGCGCCGCGACCTCCCGACTCACCAAGGCGCCGGCGTACCGGGCACGATCGCCGACTCCAGCCGGATCCGCACCGCCTGA
- a CDS encoding deoxyguanosinetriphosphate triphosphohydrolase, with translation MRKQHEWYDEHDAERWVAEPVKRPGRTAFARDRARVLHSAALRRLAAKTQVVTAGSDDFVRNRLTHSLEVAQIGRELAATLGCDPDIVDAACLAHDLGHPPFGHNGERALDQVAAEIGGFEGNAQTLRLLTRLESKTFDAEGRSVGLNLSRATLDAATKYPWPRRPDERKFGVYDDDLAVFTWLRQGVGERRCLEAQVMDFADDVAYSVHDVEDGIVAHHIDLAAIDAEPAPYWETVRQMYLPEATDAELDEGWARLQALNYWPRAAFDDSRQALGALKDVTSQLIGRFATAAEQTTHAVFGRSRLIRYEADLVVPDGIRTEIGLLKGVGMFHVLNSPERQARRATQRELLTELVEALWKTAPRHLDVPFRSDFAEATDDDARLRVIVDQVASLTDPSALAWHAHLVEGQV, from the coding sequence ATGAGGAAGCAGCATGAGTGGTACGACGAGCACGATGCCGAGCGGTGGGTTGCCGAGCCGGTCAAGCGACCGGGGCGGACTGCGTTCGCTCGTGATCGGGCGCGTGTGCTGCACAGTGCGGCGTTGCGGCGGCTGGCGGCCAAGACGCAGGTCGTGACCGCCGGCAGCGACGACTTCGTGCGGAACCGGTTGACGCACAGCCTCGAGGTCGCGCAGATCGGCCGCGAGCTGGCGGCGACGCTCGGCTGCGATCCGGACATCGTGGACGCGGCCTGCCTGGCGCACGATCTCGGGCATCCGCCGTTCGGCCACAACGGCGAGCGCGCCCTGGACCAGGTCGCCGCGGAGATCGGCGGCTTCGAGGGAAACGCGCAGACGTTGCGGCTGCTGACCAGGCTGGAGTCGAAGACGTTCGACGCCGAAGGGCGCAGCGTCGGCCTCAATCTGAGCCGGGCGACACTCGACGCTGCGACGAAGTACCCGTGGCCGCGCCGGCCGGACGAGCGCAAGTTCGGCGTGTACGACGACGATCTCGCGGTCTTCACGTGGTTGCGTCAGGGCGTGGGGGAGCGGCGCTGCCTCGAGGCGCAGGTGATGGACTTCGCCGACGACGTGGCGTACTCCGTGCACGATGTCGAGGACGGGATCGTCGCGCACCACATCGATCTCGCCGCGATCGACGCCGAGCCGGCGCCGTACTGGGAGACGGTCCGGCAGATGTATTTGCCGGAGGCAACCGATGCCGAGCTGGACGAGGGCTGGGCGCGGCTGCAGGCGCTGAACTACTGGCCGCGCGCCGCGTTCGACGACAGCAGGCAGGCACTCGGCGCACTCAAGGACGTCACCAGCCAGCTCATCGGCCGGTTCGCGACCGCCGCCGAGCAGACCACGCACGCCGTCTTCGGCCGGTCCCGCCTGATCCGGTACGAGGCAGACCTGGTCGTCCCGGACGGCATCCGCACCGAGATCGGGCTGCTGAAGGGCGTCGGCATGTTCCACGTCCTCAACTCACCCGAACGCCAGGCCCGCCGGGCCACCCAGCGCGAGCTTCTCACCGAACTCGTGGAAGCCCTGTGGAAAACGGCCCCGCGGCACCTGGACGTCCCGTTCCGGTCCGACTTCGCGGAGGCGACCGACGACGATGCCCGCCTCCGCGTCATCGTCGACCAGGTCGCCTCCCTCACGGACCCGTCAGCCCTGGCCTGGCACGCGCACCTTGTCGAAGGGCAGGTCTAG
- a CDS encoding alpha/beta hydrolase → MQKLVSVGLQTIGTLSPRLGGRLAFNLWRRPLARGRVRPKEQAVHDAARVEIVNNVKTYNWGDGKRPVLLVHGWRSRASRYAAFITRLLELGYSPVSYDAPAHGDSGGDVVSILGHQRIIRALEERHGPFEGVIAHSLGVPFALYAVREGVAAKRLVMISGVADFGYLADTFCAQLGLGPKINQQLRRRIEHGYFDGDDQIWTRFSVTTGKLDLLVIHNDEDEIVDPAQAQVLLRNYGDRAHFLPTTGLGHRRILSDPAVITEAVAFLQDSEQESERDSDVPEGLDLSA, encoded by the coding sequence ATGCAGAAGCTGGTCAGTGTCGGATTGCAGACAATCGGAACGTTGTCACCGCGACTCGGCGGACGGCTCGCGTTCAACCTGTGGCGGCGCCCGCTCGCCCGCGGCCGGGTCCGCCCCAAGGAGCAGGCCGTCCACGACGCCGCGCGCGTCGAGATTGTCAACAATGTGAAGACCTACAACTGGGGCGACGGCAAGCGTCCGGTGTTGCTGGTACACGGCTGGCGCTCACGTGCCTCGCGGTACGCCGCCTTCATCACGCGCCTGCTCGAGCTCGGCTACAGCCCGGTGTCGTACGACGCTCCCGCGCATGGCGACTCGGGCGGGGATGTCGTGTCGATCCTCGGCCACCAGCGGATCATCCGCGCACTGGAGGAACGTCACGGCCCGTTCGAGGGCGTGATCGCGCACTCGCTCGGCGTACCGTTCGCGCTGTACGCCGTCCGCGAGGGCGTCGCGGCCAAGCGGCTGGTGATGATCAGCGGCGTCGCGGACTTCGGCTACCTGGCCGACACGTTCTGCGCCCAGCTCGGCCTCGGACCGAAGATCAACCAGCAGTTGCGGCGACGGATCGAACACGGGTACTTCGACGGCGACGACCAGATCTGGACGCGCTTCTCGGTGACCACCGGAAAGCTCGACCTCCTGGTGATCCACAACGACGAGGACGAGATCGTCGACCCGGCGCAGGCCCAGGTATTGCTACGGAACTACGGCGACCGCGCGCACTTCCTGCCGACGACCGGCCTCGGTCACCGCCGGATCCTCTCGGACCCGGCAGTGATCACCGAAGCCGTCGCGTTTCTCCAGGACTCAGAACAGGAATCGGAGAGAGACTCAGATGTCCCGGAAGGTCTCGATCTGAGCGCCTAG
- a CDS encoding winged helix-turn-helix domain-containing protein, which translates to MRKIDARSLRGLAHPLRMRILEAIELDGPATSSTLATRLGENTGTISWHLRLLAEHGYLEEDPDRGTKRERWWRLPHGPTVLDPAEFLDDPETRRALDVYLRDLVERYYDRVRAYVDEDWPADWQHAAGLSDWRDLRLTPEQLHKLNEEIGAVIDRFTGSEPAEGSERVIVQLQSFPRRS; encoded by the coding sequence ATGCGAAAGATCGATGCCCGGAGTCTGCGCGGACTCGCCCACCCGCTCCGGATGCGCATCCTGGAGGCGATCGAGCTCGACGGACCCGCGACATCGAGCACCCTGGCGACGCGGCTCGGGGAGAACACCGGCACGATCAGCTGGCACCTGCGGCTGCTCGCCGAGCACGGATATCTCGAGGAGGATCCCGACCGCGGGACGAAGCGCGAGCGCTGGTGGCGGCTCCCCCACGGTCCGACCGTCCTCGACCCGGCCGAGTTCCTCGATGACCCGGAGACCCGGCGCGCGCTCGACGTGTATCTGCGTGATCTCGTGGAGCGCTACTACGACCGCGTCCGGGCGTACGTCGACGAAGACTGGCCGGCGGACTGGCAGCACGCGGCCGGCCTCTCGGACTGGCGCGACCTGCGACTGACTCCGGAGCAGCTGCACAAGCTCAACGAGGAGATCGGGGCGGTCATCGACCGCTTCACCGGCAGTGAACCGGCTGAGGGTTCCGAGCGCGTCATCGTCCAACTGCAGTCGTTCCCGCGCCGCTCATGA
- a CDS encoding TetR/AcrR family transcriptional regulator, whose translation MEKVDGRLARGDQTRRAVLRRAVDIASVDGLEGLSIGRLANELGISKSGLFAHFGSKEELQLATVRAARRIYADNVVVPAYEVEPGLGRVWALSRHWLDYSRSRVFPGGCFFQKVSHEFSARDGAVHEYLAAVHHEWMDLIETAVAEAVERGELAADPVQLAFDLNAYYEAANLASILHNDEAGYERARQAVRIRLESAIVPGTPAPW comes from the coding sequence GTGGAGAAGGTCGACGGACGGTTGGCGCGGGGTGACCAGACCCGCCGCGCCGTCCTCCGCCGCGCGGTCGACATCGCGTCGGTCGACGGGCTCGAGGGGTTGTCGATCGGGCGCCTCGCGAACGAGCTCGGGATCAGCAAGAGCGGACTGTTCGCGCACTTCGGCTCCAAGGAGGAGCTGCAGTTGGCGACCGTCCGGGCCGCGCGCCGGATCTACGCCGACAACGTCGTGGTTCCGGCGTACGAGGTGGAGCCCGGTCTCGGGCGGGTGTGGGCGCTGAGCCGGCACTGGCTGGACTACTCGCGGAGCCGGGTGTTCCCGGGCGGCTGCTTCTTCCAGAAGGTCTCGCACGAGTTCTCCGCGCGCGACGGCGCTGTGCACGAGTACCTCGCGGCCGTCCATCACGAGTGGATGGACCTGATCGAGACTGCGGTCGCCGAGGCTGTCGAGCGGGGTGAGCTCGCCGCCGATCCGGTGCAGCTCGCCTTCGACCTGAACGCGTACTACGAGGCCGCGAACCTCGCGTCGATCCTGCACAACGACGAGGCGGGGTACGAGCGCGCGCGTCAGGCGGTGCGGATCCGGCTGGAGTCGGCGATCGTGCCCGGTACGCCGGCGCCTTGGTGA
- a CDS encoding dihydrofolate reductase family protein, whose product MRPHVVAQLAVSLDGVTSGFDVDLARFYALASLWQEDVTLIDAGTILAQENAVLAAPRRGPRAEGPLLAVVDERARVRSWDSLRELGYWSGVLALYADQTPERPPDATTRELITGYDQVDLVEVLDVLGRHDVQTVRIDTSGALLRACLALGLIDELALLVHPVLIGGDRWYDTGRLNLQHAGTEVFKDGVIWIRYCVS is encoded by the coding sequence ATGCGGCCTCACGTGGTGGCTCAGCTGGCGGTCTCGCTGGACGGGGTGACGTCGGGATTCGACGTCGACCTCGCGCGGTTCTACGCCCTGGCGTCGCTGTGGCAGGAGGACGTGACGCTGATCGACGCCGGCACGATCCTCGCCCAGGAGAACGCCGTACTCGCGGCTCCTCGTCGCGGTCCGCGGGCGGAGGGTCCGCTGCTCGCGGTGGTGGACGAGCGGGCGCGGGTCCGGAGCTGGGACTCGTTGCGGGAGCTGGGCTACTGGTCCGGCGTCCTCGCGTTGTACGCCGACCAGACGCCGGAGCGCCCGCCGGACGCGACGACCCGTGAGTTGATCACCGGCTACGACCAGGTCGATCTCGTCGAAGTACTCGACGTCCTGGGGCGCCACGACGTACAGACCGTCCGCATCGATACGTCCGGCGCACTGCTCCGGGCCTGCCTGGCGCTCGGTCTGATCGACGAGCTCGCCCTCCTCGTGCACCCGGTGCTGATCGGCGGCGACCGCTGGTACGACACCGGACGTCTCAACCTCCAGCACGCCGGCACCGAAGTATTCAAGGACGGCGTCATCTGGATCCGGTACTGCGTTTCCTGA
- a CDS encoding helix-turn-helix domain-containing protein, translating to MTDDYLSRIGNLIRDARKHRGWTQTQLAEVLNTSQSAVNRIEKGHQNLTLEMLARIGEALDSEIVSLGGGPVHLRVAGGRRLSGSIDVKSSKNAGVALLCASLLNKGRTTLRKVARIEEVNRLLEVLNSIGVKTTWLNDAGDLEIVPPTHLDLSAMDAEAARRTRSIIMFLGPLLHREDAFELPYAGGCDLGTRTVEPHLTALRPFGLEVKATGGQYHALVNRAIAPGKPIVLTERGDTVTENAIMAAARYDGVTVIRNASPNYMVQDLCFYLDLLGVKIDGIGTTTLTVHGKADIDVDVDYAPSEDPIEAMSLLTAAIVTKSEITIRRAPVEFLEIELALLEEMGLDYDRSTEYLAENGRTRLVDLTTRPSKLHAPIDKVHPMPFPGLNIDNLPFFAVIAAIATGQTLIHDWVYENRAIYLTDLNKLGGRVKLLDPHRVMVEGPTHFSGAEIMCPPALRPAVVTLIAMLAAKGTSVLRSVYVINRGYEDLAARLNSLGAQIETFRDI from the coding sequence ATGACCGATGACTACCTGAGCCGGATCGGAAATCTCATCCGGGACGCCCGCAAGCATCGCGGCTGGACGCAGACGCAGCTCGCGGAAGTACTGAACACCAGCCAGAGCGCGGTGAACAGGATCGAGAAGGGTCATCAGAACCTCACCCTCGAGATGCTCGCCCGGATCGGCGAGGCGCTCGATTCAGAAATTGTCTCTCTCGGTGGCGGTCCGGTCCACCTCCGTGTCGCCGGCGGTCGCAGGTTGTCCGGCTCCATCGACGTCAAGTCGAGCAAGAACGCCGGTGTCGCGCTGCTTTGCGCATCGCTGCTGAACAAGGGCCGGACGACGCTGCGCAAGGTCGCCCGCATCGAAGAGGTCAACCGTCTCCTCGAGGTGCTGAACTCGATCGGCGTCAAGACCACCTGGCTGAACGACGCCGGCGACCTGGAGATCGTCCCGCCGACGCACCTCGACCTGAGCGCGATGGACGCCGAGGCAGCCCGCCGTACCCGCTCGATCATCATGTTCCTCGGCCCGCTGCTGCACCGCGAGGACGCCTTCGAGCTGCCGTACGCCGGTGGCTGCGACCTCGGCACGCGCACCGTCGAGCCGCACCTGACCGCGCTGCGCCCGTTCGGCCTCGAGGTGAAGGCGACCGGCGGGCAGTACCACGCGCTGGTGAACCGGGCGATCGCTCCGGGCAAGCCGATCGTGCTGACCGAGCGCGGTGACACCGTGACCGAGAACGCGATCATGGCTGCCGCCCGGTACGACGGCGTCACGGTGATCCGCAACGCCAGCCCGAACTACATGGTCCAGGACCTGTGCTTCTACCTCGACCTGCTCGGCGTGAAGATCGACGGCATCGGCACCACGACGCTGACCGTGCACGGCAAGGCCGACATCGACGTCGACGTCGACTACGCGCCGTCCGAGGACCCGATCGAGGCGATGAGCCTGCTCACCGCGGCGATCGTCACGAAGTCCGAGATCACCATCCGGCGGGCGCCGGTGGAGTTCCTGGAGATCGAGCTCGCGCTGCTGGAGGAGATGGGGCTCGACTACGACCGCAGTACGGAGTACCTCGCCGAGAACGGGCGTACCCGGCTCGTCGACCTCACCACCCGGCCGTCGAAGCTGCACGCGCCGATCGACAAGGTCCACCCGATGCCGTTCCCGGGCCTGAACATCGACAACCTGCCGTTCTTCGCGGTGATCGCGGCGATCGCCACCGGGCAGACGCTCATCCACGACTGGGTCTACGAGAACCGCGCGATCTACCTCACCGACCTGAACAAGCTCGGCGGCCGGGTCAAGCTGCTCGACCCGCACCGGGTGATGGTCGAAGGCCCGACGCACTTCTCCGGCGCCGAGATCATGTGCCCGCCGGCGCTCCGGCCGGCCGTCGTCACGCTGATCGCGATGCTGGCCGCGAAGGGTACGTCGGTCCTGCGCAGCGTCTACGTGATCAACCGCGGCTACGAGGACCTGGCCGCCCGCCTGAACTCGCTAGGCGCTCAGATCGAGACCTTCCGGGACATCTGA